A window of Halobacteriovorax sp. DA5 contains these coding sequences:
- a CDS encoding efflux RND transporter permease subunit: MKKLVSYFVGNSFLVNLLSIMMVLFGIISLAHMKRDLISNWSSKRIQITATLTGAGASQIERFLTYPIERAIKGSAGIDKIWSNSQQGYMRINVDVKDEFEEIGDLETRIKDAIETIRGDLPSETKDIVVRHIKQTDSWFNYYAILNFEQSNDLHQNWLLKIEEELERVDGVSRVDTYGYTKDLYIKLNVDNMARYRIAPSDVYNKIKETFRIYPLGSIRKGSDSYSIEIENLNYDIESLNNLLIRSNNSSHTLRLRDLATLEYRLPKIKRSNYINGKPGINFNIFKDVEADSITLKEKLEEKLKKINEQAPEGVNIISVEDGPAFIERQINALQSNALMGIVLVLITLCLFLGFRTAIMTSLGMPLAYFFTFTVLETMGISIDLISVVGMLLVIGILVDDAIIISEQYMQNLENGASSKDAAVGAVLSTWKPICGTVATTLIAFAPILVGKDSMSNILMAIPVVVFSALLLSLFESFFILPNHLKHFVTKANAHHESNYFQRFKRGYLKLLDGALRWRYIVLTGFIVAMIGSIIFASKNINFNFNLNISSETVEFVGTLKESKNLEDSYKQLTPVEEVMSKIDKNKYNNYQFSIGQNYTNGKKQEGPQYFSYRVSFSQLDNNVEANKKDVQDFLKEQLKELEKTGKFERLEVKIAKGGDDESRENLVEVTIQSLSPFNVEEVTEYTKKSIEDLKIEGIKSVDLDDSLFKDAWIFTPHKNEIQSRGLSLAQVSSQLVQFISKNEVYEYTSGNRKIRFLTYAADGDDLNFEELGNLPVVLGNGEIIKSSDIGVWKKEKKQSTIRHSNLMRKVVVDLPFDKEIIKKEVLIKKVDLLTQKLSKKYPDLMFNAQDADEQSRKNKSSMVKKFAFALLGIFFILAIVLRSIMQPILICSAIPFGVIGVIWAFYFQGLDISLMAIIGIIGMAGVVVNDSLLLVVTINEKRSDWFSFHRPEILEGAGSRLRAIILTSITTLGGVFPMAYAIGGDAGFTKGLAMSMGWGLLFATVLTLVVLPCMLLIQRDFMVFFKRKILRMNRVEEVEEDIDDVVIVTNKLEEESVIH, translated from the coding sequence GTGAAAAAACTAGTTTCATACTTTGTAGGAAATAGCTTTCTAGTAAACTTATTAAGTATCATGATGGTGCTCTTTGGGATTATCTCCCTTGCCCATATGAAACGAGATCTAATTTCAAATTGGTCATCAAAGAGAATTCAAATCACTGCCACATTGACTGGTGCAGGTGCATCTCAAATTGAAAGGTTTTTAACTTACCCAATTGAGCGTGCAATTAAAGGTAGTGCTGGTATCGATAAAATTTGGTCAAACTCGCAACAAGGGTATATGCGTATCAATGTTGATGTGAAAGATGAGTTTGAGGAAATAGGTGATTTAGAGACTCGAATTAAAGATGCTATTGAAACAATCCGTGGAGATCTTCCATCTGAAACTAAAGATATTGTCGTTCGCCATATTAAGCAAACAGATTCTTGGTTTAATTATTATGCAATTTTAAATTTTGAACAAAGTAATGACTTACACCAGAACTGGTTATTGAAAATAGAAGAAGAGCTTGAAAGAGTCGATGGAGTATCAAGAGTCGATACATATGGATATACAAAAGATCTTTATATTAAACTTAATGTCGATAATATGGCCCGCTATAGGATAGCGCCATCAGATGTTTATAATAAGATTAAAGAAACTTTTAGAATTTACCCTTTAGGAAGTATCCGTAAAGGAAGTGATTCTTATTCGATTGAAATTGAAAACTTAAACTACGATATTGAATCACTTAATAATCTTTTGATTCGTTCAAATAATTCAAGCCATACTTTGCGTCTAAGGGACTTAGCAACTCTTGAGTATCGCTTACCTAAAATTAAACGATCTAATTACATAAATGGGAAGCCAGGGATTAACTTTAATATCTTTAAAGATGTTGAAGCCGATTCAATTACACTAAAGGAAAAACTAGAAGAGAAGCTTAAAAAGATTAATGAGCAAGCTCCTGAAGGTGTGAATATCATAAGTGTTGAAGATGGTCCGGCATTCATTGAAAGACAAATTAATGCTCTACAATCAAATGCTCTAATGGGAATCGTTCTTGTTTTGATCACGCTTTGTTTATTTTTAGGCTTTAGAACTGCAATTATGACTTCTCTTGGGATGCCTCTTGCATACTTTTTTACATTTACAGTTCTTGAAACAATGGGGATTTCAATTGATCTAATCTCTGTTGTAGGGATGCTTCTTGTTATTGGGATCCTAGTTGATGATGCTATTATTATCTCTGAACAGTATATGCAAAATCTTGAAAACGGTGCCAGTTCAAAAGATGCGGCCGTAGGTGCTGTTCTTTCGACTTGGAAACCTATTTGTGGAACTGTTGCAACGACACTGATTGCCTTTGCCCCAATTCTTGTTGGGAAGGATTCAATGTCAAATATCTTAATGGCGATTCCTGTTGTGGTTTTCTCGGCGCTTCTTTTAAGTTTATTTGAAAGTTTCTTTATCCTTCCAAATCACTTAAAGCACTTTGTAACAAAAGCAAATGCACATCATGAGTCTAATTACTTCCAGCGCTTTAAAAGAGGGTATCTTAAATTACTCGATGGAGCACTAAGATGGCGCTATATTGTTTTAACAGGTTTCATTGTGGCAATGATTGGCTCAATAATCTTTGCGAGCAAGAATATTAACTTTAATTTCAATTTAAATATTTCTTCTGAAACAGTTGAATTTGTCGGTACTTTGAAAGAATCAAAAAATCTTGAAGACTCATATAAACAACTGACTCCTGTAGAAGAGGTTATGAGTAAGATTGACAAAAATAAGTATAATAACTACCAATTCTCAATTGGACAAAATTATACAAATGGTAAGAAGCAAGAGGGGCCACAGTATTTTAGTTATAGAGTTTCTTTTTCACAGCTTGATAATAATGTTGAGGCCAACAAAAAAGATGTACAAGACTTCCTTAAGGAACAACTTAAAGAGCTTGAGAAAACTGGTAAGTTTGAAAGGCTAGAGGTTAAGATTGCAAAGGGTGGAGATGATGAAAGTCGTGAAAACCTAGTCGAAGTAACAATTCAATCTCTTTCTCCATTTAATGTTGAAGAAGTGACAGAGTATACTAAAAAATCGATTGAGGATTTAAAAATTGAGGGAATTAAATCAGTTGATCTTGATGATTCGCTTTTTAAAGACGCTTGGATTTTTACACCTCATAAAAATGAGATTCAATCACGAGGACTTTCTCTGGCTCAAGTCTCAAGTCAATTAGTTCAGTTCATTAGTAAGAATGAAGTTTATGAGTATACAAGTGGTAATCGAAAGATTCGCTTTTTAACTTATGCAGCTGATGGCGATGATCTAAATTTCGAAGAACTAGGTAACCTTCCTGTCGTTCTGGGAAATGGTGAGATCATAAAGTCATCTGATATTGGAGTTTGGAAAAAAGAAAAGAAGCAATCGACAATTAGGCACTCAAATTTAATGAGAAAAGTTGTTGTTGATCTTCCGTTTGATAAAGAAATTATTAAAAAAGAAGTTCTAATTAAGAAGGTTGATCTACTAACTCAAAAGCTTTCAAAGAAGTATCCCGATTTAATGTTTAATGCACAGGATGCTGATGAGCAGTCGAGAAAGAATAAGAGTTCAATGGTTAAGAAATTTGCTTTTGCTCTTCTTGGTATCTTCTTTATTTTAGCGATTGTTTTAAGAAGTATTATGCAGCCGATCTTAATCTGTTCGGCCATTCCTTTTGGAGTGATAGGTGTTATCTGGGCATTCTACTTCCAAGGACTCGACATTAGTTTAATGGCGATTATTGGTATTATTGGTATGGCCGGAGTTGTTGTAAATGACAGCTTACTTCTTGTTGTTACAATTAATGAGAAAAGAAGTGATTGGTTTAGCTTTCATCGTCCAGAAATTTTAGAAGGGGCAGGAAGTCGTCTAAGAGCGATCATATTAACAAGTATTACAACACTTGGTGGTGTATTCCCAATGGCATATGCAATCGGTGGAGATGCCGGATTTACGAAAGGCCTTGCCATGAGTATGGGGTGGGGACTTCTATTTGCGACAGTTTTAACTCTTGTGGTTCTTCCATGTATGCTTCTTATCCAAAGAGACTTCATGGTTTTCTTTAAGCGCAAAATTTTAAGAATGAATAGAGTAGAAGAAGTTGAAGAAGATATTGATGATGTTGTTATCGTGACAAATAAATTAGAAGAAGAAAGTGTTATTCATTAG
- a CDS encoding SIS domain-containing protein has translation MEHFGQMKEVLKLEADSILRVIDLLDEKMCNKLTGVFEYLHAHNGQMVLCGVGKSGLIGEKLSSTFSSLGLRSIFLHPTEALHGDLGRVSENDAIIFLSKSGTTSEILKLIPFLRIRKENRIALVGDLTKQIALECGISFDCSVEREACINDLAPTTSSTVALAMGDAIAVAYEKFVGLSREGFAINHPGGKLGKSLTMKVKDLMWVSKECPILKPSNLLKDAVLEMTNKPLGALAVIENNSFSGILVEGDIRRSIAKNANALETALSEIMTKEPKKVSSDDLAIDALTSMEQNKIYVLPVIDGNEFKGFIRMHDLLKEGF, from the coding sequence GTGGAGCATTTTGGTCAGATGAAGGAAGTTTTAAAACTTGAAGCTGATTCAATTCTAAGAGTAATAGATCTTTTAGATGAGAAGATGTGTAACAAACTGACTGGTGTCTTCGAATATCTGCATGCTCATAACGGCCAGATGGTTTTATGTGGCGTTGGTAAGTCAGGCCTTATTGGAGAGAAACTATCTTCTACATTTAGCTCTCTTGGCCTTCGCTCAATTTTTCTTCATCCAACTGAGGCCCTTCACGGAGACCTTGGGAGAGTTAGTGAAAACGATGCCATTATCTTTTTATCAAAATCTGGTACCACAAGTGAGATCTTAAAATTAATACCATTTCTAAGAATAAGAAAAGAGAACCGTATTGCTCTAGTAGGTGATTTAACAAAACAAATTGCACTTGAGTGTGGGATTTCTTTTGATTGCTCGGTAGAGCGCGAAGCCTGTATTAATGATCTTGCCCCAACTACTTCATCAACTGTTGCTCTGGCAATGGGAGATGCCATTGCTGTTGCCTATGAGAAATTTGTGGGTCTATCACGTGAAGGGTTTGCTATTAATCACCCTGGTGGGAAATTGGGTAAATCTCTTACGATGAAAGTAAAAGATTTAATGTGGGTGTCGAAAGAGTGCCCAATCCTTAAACCATCAAATCTTTTAAAAGATGCCGTTCTTGAAATGACGAATAAACCTCTTGGGGCCCTTGCTGTTATTGAGAATAATAGCTTTAGTGGAATTCTTGTCGAAGGTGATATCAGACGCTCGATTGCTAAAAATGCTAATGCACTTGAAACGGCTCTTAGCGAGATTATGACGAAAGAGCCTAAGAAAGTTTCTTCTGATGACCTTGCTATCGATGCCCTAACATCAATGGAGCAAAATAAGATTTATGTACTCCCTGTGATTGATGGAAATGAATTCAAGGGATTCATTCGAATGCATGATCTTCTTAAAGAAGGTTTTTAA
- a CDS encoding low molecular weight protein-tyrosine-phosphatase, protein MKILFVCLGNICRSPAADGVLLHRIQELALEEQIQVDSAGTSAYHAGEGADRRMQEHALKRGYKLPSISRGFTKRDFEEFDLIVAMDKSNYRNILKLDPEENYKNKVKLFCSFCSGPYTSYEEVPDPYFGGARGFEEVMDLVENGVEGILSQYGNKER, encoded by the coding sequence ATGAAAATCTTATTTGTTTGTCTTGGAAATATATGTCGTTCACCGGCCGCTGATGGGGTACTTCTACATCGTATTCAGGAGCTGGCCTTAGAAGAACAGATTCAGGTTGATTCTGCAGGTACTAGTGCCTATCACGCAGGAGAAGGTGCCGATAGACGTATGCAGGAGCATGCCTTGAAAAGAGGATATAAGCTTCCAAGTATTTCAAGAGGTTTCACAAAAAGAGATTTTGAAGAGTTTGATCTTATCGTTGCTATGGATAAGTCTAATTATCGAAATATTTTAAAACTTGACCCTGAGGAAAATTATAAAAATAAGGTTAAATTATTTTGTAGTTTTTGTAGTGGTCCATATACTTCATATGAAGAAGTACCCGATCCATACTTTGGTGGTGCAAGAGGCTTTGAGGAAGTGATGGACCTCGTTGAAAATGGAGTAGAAGGAATTCTAAGTCAATATGGCAATAAAGAAAGATAA
- a CDS encoding DUF6165 family protein, translating into MIIECPVSLGELVDKMTILKIKTERIEDNERVSLAQAEYDELAKTLAELNLEGIESFMSELKEINERLWVIEDDIRLKEKEADFGEEFISLARSVYKTNDLRFKVKNSINMSYNSGIKEVKSYK; encoded by the coding sequence ATGATTATTGAATGTCCTGTTTCACTTGGTGAGCTCGTTGATAAGATGACTATCTTAAAAATTAAGACAGAGCGTATAGAAGACAATGAGCGCGTATCTTTGGCACAGGCCGAATATGATGAATTAGCGAAAACTTTGGCAGAACTAAATTTAGAAGGAATAGAATCTTTTATGAGTGAGCTTAAAGAGATTAATGAGAGGCTCTGGGTAATTGAAGATGATATCCGTCTTAAGGAAAAAGAAGCAGACTTTGGTGAGGAGTTTATCTCTCTGGCACGTAGTGTCTATAAAACAAATGATTTAAGATTTAAGGTTAAAAATTCAATCAATATGAGTTACAATTCAGGCATAAAAGAAGTCAAATCATATAAATAA
- a CDS encoding DUF808 family protein: MFSLLSLLDDIATTFDDVAIMSKVAIKKTSALMSDDLAVNAGVIHGVNADQELPMVWKIFVGSLLNKVYSILGVVALTYFYPPALKIVLLIGGIYLAYEGAHKVVEKITKQDSKKILAEISEEKKVSGAIRTDLILSIEIIVIAQNSISGPFVNQLMTLVIVGLLASVLIYGLVAVLVKIDDLGLYLIRKEYKRLGYACVSSMPWIMRGLGIVGTIAMFLVAGGIFAHSFHLDLYTYEILQNLFLGVIGGFSALIVFSILTHIKSKFLR; this comes from the coding sequence ATGTTTAGTCTCCTGTCTCTTCTCGATGATATTGCAACAACATTTGATGACGTGGCCATCATGTCTAAAGTTGCCATCAAGAAGACCAGTGCTCTAATGAGTGATGATCTTGCAGTTAATGCAGGTGTTATCCATGGAGTAAACGCCGATCAGGAGCTTCCAATGGTCTGGAAGATTTTTGTAGGCTCACTTTTAAATAAAGTCTACAGCATCTTAGGCGTTGTTGCCCTTACCTATTTTTATCCTCCAGCTCTAAAAATCGTTCTTCTAATTGGTGGAATTTATTTAGCATATGAAGGCGCCCACAAAGTGGTCGAAAAGATTACCAAGCAAGATAGCAAGAAGATCCTGGCCGAAATTAGTGAAGAGAAAAAAGTTTCAGGAGCGATTCGCACAGATTTAATTCTTTCAATTGAAATTATCGTAATTGCACAAAATAGCATTAGTGGACCTTTTGTAAATCAGCTAATGACTCTTGTAATTGTGGGGCTTTTAGCATCTGTCCTTATCTATGGACTTGTCGCTGTCTTAGTTAAAATTGATGATCTTGGCCTCTACCTTATAAGAAAAGAGTATAAGAGACTTGGCTACGCTTGTGTCAGTTCAATGCCTTGGATTATGAGAGGACTTGGAATAGTTGGGACAATTGCAATGTTTCTCGTAGCTGGAGGAATCTTTGCTCATAGCTTTCACTTAGACCTCTATACCTATGAAATACTGCAAAACCTATTCTTAGGTGTCATTGGTGGTTTTTCGGCCCTTATCGTTTTCAGTATCCTCACGCATATTAAATCGAAGTTCTTGCGCTAA
- the def gene encoding peptide deformylase, with protein MTVQRIRTMGDPVLREIAQDFTKEEILSEETKQLLEDMNDSMLAVGGIGIAAPQIGVSKKVTIIDVPEDSRYEDATPSGKLIIFNPRIEFLTEQEDGYWEGCLSVPGLRGYVERPNHIRVTYLNEKAEEVVFEAQDFLATVFQHEIDHLYGKLYVDNVKDIKKLVYEENL; from the coding sequence ATGACAGTACAAAGAATCAGAACAATGGGAGATCCAGTTCTAAGAGAAATAGCACAAGATTTTACTAAAGAAGAAATTCTTAGTGAAGAGACAAAGCAACTTCTAGAAGATATGAATGATTCAATGCTAGCAGTAGGTGGAATAGGAATTGCTGCTCCCCAAATTGGTGTTTCTAAGAAAGTTACAATAATTGATGTACCTGAGGATTCACGATACGAAGATGCAACACCAAGTGGAAAGCTCATTATTTTCAATCCAAGAATTGAGTTCTTAACAGAACAAGAAGATGGATATTGGGAAGGGTGTCTTTCGGTTCCTGGACTGAGAGGATATGTAGAAAGACCAAATCATATTCGTGTGACATATTTAAATGAAAAGGCAGAGGAAGTCGTTTTTGAAGCACAAGACTTTTTAGCAACAGTTTTTCAACATGAGATCGACCATCTATATGGGAAACTTTACGTAGATAATGTAAAGGATATAAAAAAGCTCGTTTACGAAGAAAATTTATAA
- the lnt gene encoding apolipoprotein N-acyltransferase, with the protein MSSLLKNKFFLPVLHILAGIIYALNFPFIGKFTIFPTIFFSAAVLFYGLKSEIRFKYNLINIFLFCWGYNFAGYYWLTFTLNEFGNLFFPFNFILWQLFSVIIAPQFYLFLIIFFFLKKYVKIDTLAGGILYSLIFVILEYFTPQQFPALFGHPWLKISPFLKPARLLGVPFYSFLSLFIGHLIFMFYQKQKLPRVQGGIILALLLMNFGVGPIKSNISNDLKIRIVQGNIGNDLKLKSEQGIKLASSEVINIYKGLSLAEGIEDIDLVIWPETSYPRFVFSEKSKKLSDELMDLFIKSNASYFFGTYDLASTNPSVLENTYNATVLSRGEGIIDQVYHKQVLIPFGEGLPFGPLNQYLAPYLTNISFFASGTKYTNFEVKDKHFISLICYEVLFPRYVGRYIKEVKKRGEKIDFIVNVTNDSWYGPYSEQEQHLFLAKWRAVEFNLPIIRATNTGISAVIKQDGRELIRTENFKQEIKDFSL; encoded by the coding sequence ATGTCTAGCCTGCTGAAAAATAAATTCTTTCTACCTGTGCTTCATATTCTTGCAGGTATCATTTACGCATTAAATTTTCCATTCATAGGAAAGTTCACAATCTTTCCAACAATCTTTTTTAGTGCGGCCGTTTTATTCTACGGGCTTAAAAGTGAAATTCGTTTTAAGTATAACCTCATAAATATTTTCTTATTCTGTTGGGGTTATAATTTTGCAGGATACTATTGGTTAACATTCACACTAAACGAGTTTGGAAACCTATTTTTTCCATTTAACTTTATCCTGTGGCAGCTCTTTTCGGTTATTATTGCGCCACAATTCTATCTCTTTCTTATTATCTTTTTCTTTTTAAAGAAGTATGTGAAGATCGATACATTAGCGGGAGGAATCCTTTATTCGCTAATCTTCGTTATTCTTGAATATTTTACGCCACAACAATTCCCAGCTCTTTTTGGCCATCCGTGGCTTAAGATATCTCCATTCTTAAAACCAGCACGACTCCTAGGAGTTCCCTTCTATAGCTTCTTAAGTTTATTCATTGGGCATCTTATTTTTATGTTCTACCAAAAACAAAAGCTTCCAAGAGTTCAAGGTGGTATCATCCTTGCACTTTTACTGATGAATTTTGGAGTAGGCCCAATAAAGTCTAATATAAGTAACGATCTTAAGATTCGAATTGTTCAAGGAAATATTGGAAATGACCTAAAGCTTAAATCTGAACAGGGCATAAAGCTTGCCTCATCAGAAGTTATTAATATCTATAAAGGACTAAGCTTGGCCGAAGGAATTGAAGATATCGATTTGGTTATTTGGCCGGAGACTTCTTATCCTAGATTTGTTTTCTCAGAAAAAAGTAAAAAGTTGTCAGACGAGCTAATGGATCTCTTTATTAAGAGTAATGCTAGCTACTTCTTTGGAACATACGATCTTGCTTCAACAAATCCAAGTGTCTTAGAGAATACGTATAATGCGACAGTACTATCTCGAGGTGAAGGAATTATTGATCAGGTCTATCATAAGCAAGTACTCATTCCTTTTGGAGAAGGACTACCTTTTGGACCACTTAACCAATACCTGGCGCCTTACTTAACAAATATCTCATTCTTTGCGAGTGGAACTAAGTACACAAACTTTGAAGTTAAAGATAAACACTTTATTTCACTCATCTGTTATGAAGTCCTATTTCCTCGCTATGTTGGAAGATACATTAAAGAAGTGAAGAAGCGTGGAGAAAAAATTGATTTCATCGTCAATGTGACAAACGATTCATGGTATGGGCCTTACTCAGAACAAGAGCAGCACCTATTCTTAGCAAAGTGGAGAGCTGTGGAATTTAATCTTCCAATTATTAGAGCGACCAATACTGGAATCTCGGCCGTCATCAAACAAGATGGTCGAGAGTTAATTCGTACAGAAAATTTTAAACAAGAAATAAAAGATTTTTCTCTTTAA
- a CDS encoding S8 family serine peptidase — protein MKLKSFLLLSTLIASSFAFGAGEGQKLSFDQLRQRVFKKEYQQETSNTDVLHSRFSSWGIKNNFAQGSINLPGALKKLKTQKEVVVAVIDTGIDPTHPFLKDNIYVPKGDASISNFGLDFSKGADNVNTPYDKNRHGTHVSGIIKSVFPNVKILSLKYYNRHASGKDNLNSTIKALRYAVDLGVDIINYSGGGPEPDLEELEILKKAERKGIIVVAAAGNEQENIDNKNTAYFPASYKLSNIITVTAHDQSMKILNSSNWGAQTVDVSAPGYKINSAIPTSRNGLLTGTSQATAFVSGVAAMLKAGYPGLSAKQIKKIISITAKKEITFNGKVKSSGRVDATAAVELAEKLNTKTNGQLANYKESKREVANTPKVIIRK, from the coding sequence TTGAAACTAAAATCTTTTCTACTACTTTCTACTTTAATTGCTAGCTCTTTTGCTTTTGGAGCTGGTGAAGGTCAGAAATTATCATTTGATCAACTAAGACAACGTGTTTTCAAAAAAGAATACCAACAGGAAACATCAAATACTGACGTACTACACTCACGCTTTTCAAGCTGGGGTATCAAAAATAACTTTGCACAAGGATCAATTAATCTTCCAGGTGCACTTAAAAAATTAAAGACACAAAAAGAAGTTGTTGTAGCTGTTATTGATACAGGTATTGATCCAACTCACCCATTCCTTAAAGATAATATCTACGTACCTAAAGGAGATGCTAGCATTTCTAATTTTGGACTAGATTTCTCTAAAGGTGCTGATAATGTAAATACTCCTTACGATAAGAATCGTCACGGAACTCACGTTTCGGGAATTATTAAGTCAGTATTTCCAAATGTTAAGATTCTTTCACTGAAGTACTACAACCGTCACGCTTCAGGTAAGGACAACTTAAACTCAACAATCAAGGCTCTACGTTACGCAGTTGATCTTGGTGTTGATATCATTAACTACTCAGGTGGTGGACCAGAGCCGGATTTAGAAGAACTTGAAATTCTAAAGAAAGCAGAAAGAAAAGGAATCATCGTAGTTGCAGCAGCAGGAAACGAGCAAGAAAATATCGATAACAAGAATACTGCTTACTTCCCAGCAAGCTACAAGTTATCAAATATTATTACTGTAACTGCTCACGATCAGTCGATGAAGATTCTTAACTCTTCAAACTGGGGAGCACAAACAGTAGACGTTTCGGCACCAGGATATAAGATCAACTCTGCTATCCCGACTTCAAGAAACGGTCTGCTAACAGGAACTTCACAAGCGACTGCTTTTGTTTCTGGAGTAGCAGCAATGTTAAAAGCTGGATACCCAGGTCTTTCAGCAAAGCAAATTAAGAAGATCATCTCAATCACTGCAAAGAAAGAGATCACTTTTAATGGAAAGGTTAAGTCTTCAGGACGTGTTGATGCTACAGCAGCTGTTGAACTTGCTGAAAAGCTAAACACAAAGACAAATGGTCAACTAGCTAACTACAAAGAAAGCAAAAGAGAAGTAGCAAACACTCCAAAAGTAATTATCAGAAAATAA
- a CDS encoding TraR/DksA family transcriptional regulator, producing MEAERLEYFKKKLLAAKAEILNGGILTSTEDLKMSTDDLPDEGDVANAVINQQVTFNMRARAMTKLRQIEEALHRIEEGTYGHCEDCDEPIGKKRLENQPWADLCITHAEEREREEQHMRRAV from the coding sequence ATGGAAGCTGAAAGACTAGAATATTTTAAAAAGAAGTTATTGGCCGCTAAAGCTGAGATTCTTAACGGTGGTATTCTAACAAGTACTGAAGACCTTAAGATGTCGACAGATGATCTACCTGATGAAGGTGATGTAGCAAACGCAGTAATTAACCAACAGGTTACATTTAATATGCGTGCTCGAGCAATGACTAAGCTAAGACAAATCGAAGAGGCCCTTCACCGAATTGAAGAAGGTACTTATGGGCACTGTGAAGATTGTGACGAGCCAATCGGTAAGAAAAGGCTTGAAAATCAACCATGGGCCGATCTTTGTATCACACACGCAGAAGAAAGAGAGCGTGAAGAACAACACATGCGAAGAGCCGTATAG
- the greB gene encoding transcription elongation factor GreB, which produces MAIKKDNYITPKGFAKLEEELNFLMKTERPEITETVKWAASLGDRSENADYQYGKKRLREIDRRIRFLNTRINAALIVDPLSVTTDKIQFGATVTLEDENGKEKKYSIVGVDEVDTTKGYVSWKSPIARAMIGKEEGDEVIVQAPGDDFEYTIIEINYIDIEV; this is translated from the coding sequence ATGGCAATAAAGAAAGATAATTATATTACTCCCAAAGGCTTTGCAAAGCTTGAAGAAGAGTTAAATTTTTTAATGAAAACTGAAAGACCAGAGATAACTGAAACAGTTAAATGGGCTGCTTCACTTGGAGATCGATCTGAAAATGCTGATTATCAGTATGGAAAGAAGAGGTTGCGTGAGATCGATCGTCGCATTCGCTTTCTAAATACAAGAATCAATGCCGCCTTAATTGTTGATCCTCTCTCTGTCACAACTGATAAGATTCAATTTGGTGCAACGGTTACCTTAGAAGATGAGAATGGAAAAGAGAAGAAATATTCAATTGTAGGCGTCGATGAAGTGGACACGACAAAAGGATATGTCAGTTGGAAGTCTCCAATTGCTAGGGCCATGATTGGAAAAGAAGAAGGTGATGAGGTTATTGTTCAGGCACCAGGGGATGATTTTGAGTACACAATTATAGAAATTAATTATATTGATATTGAGGTATAA